A genomic stretch from Halanaerobiales bacterium includes:
- the fliJ gene encoding flagellar export protein FliJ translates to MSAFKFDLQKVLNVRNIEEDMAQNKFLKAKEEKKEIEKSLENLKETKKDVHRYIRNNSSVEQILHARRFLQKHDEKIENHQQKLSAKKREVTEKQKEMLAKQKKRKVLDKLKERKYKTFYKEKIKDQQKELDEIAQHEGEER, encoded by the coding sequence ATGTCTGCTTTTAAATTTGACTTACAAAAAGTGCTTAATGTAAGAAACATTGAAGAAGATATGGCTCAAAATAAGTTTCTGAAAGCTAAAGAAGAAAAAAAAGAAATAGAAAAAAGCCTGGAAAATTTAAAGGAGACAAAAAAAGATGTTCATCGATATATAAGAAATAATTCTTCAGTCGAACAAATATTACATGCCAGACGTTTTTTGCAAAAACATGATGAAAAAATAGAAAATCATCAGCAAAAATTATCTGCTAAAAAAAGGGAAGTTACAGAAAAACAAAAAGAAATGTTAGCTAAACAGAAAAAAAGAAAAGTTTTGGATAAATTAAAGGAGAGGAAATACAAAACTTTTTATAAAGAAAAAATAAAAGATCAACAAAAAGAATTAGATGAAATAGCCCAGCATGAGGGAGAGGAAAGATAA
- the fliI gene encoding flagellar protein export ATPase FliI yields MKKVDLSGLSEELDDTKLSSNYGHITRVVGLIIESKGPEVSIGELCHIKNNERSVKAEVVGFDDNRVLLMPIGKMEGINPGARVIATGEKLKIKVGENMLGQILNGIGKPILDKDKQLSGLTERPVDRKPPNPLLRKRIKDPLSLGIKSIDGLLTCGKGQRVGIFAGSGVGKSTLLGMAARNTEADINVIGLVGERGREVREFIERDLGEKGLENSIVVVATSDKPALVRFKAAQITTAIAEYFRDKGQDVLLMMDSITRVAMALREVGLATGEPPATRGYPPSVFAKLPRLLERTGTNDKGTITALYTVLVEGDDFNEPVSDTVRGILDGHIDLSRELASRNHYPAIDVLSSVSRVMDDIVNEDHIEAAGELKKMLANYRESEDLINIGAYEEGSNPAVDRAIEHIDDINDFLQQGITEKSNFSQTLQKLKRVVK; encoded by the coding sequence ATGAAAAAGGTTGATCTTTCAGGATTATCTGAAGAATTGGATGATACCAAACTTAGCAGTAATTATGGCCATATTACAAGGGTAGTTGGTTTAATCATTGAATCTAAGGGGCCAGAAGTTAGTATAGGTGAATTATGTCATATAAAAAATAATGAAAGATCAGTTAAGGCAGAAGTTGTTGGTTTTGATGATAATCGAGTTTTACTTATGCCAATTGGTAAAATGGAAGGTATTAATCCTGGAGCAAGAGTTATTGCTACTGGTGAAAAATTAAAAATTAAAGTTGGCGAAAATATGTTAGGTCAGATTCTTAATGGAATTGGTAAACCAATTTTAGATAAAGATAAACAACTTTCGGGATTAACTGAAAGACCTGTTGATAGGAAACCTCCCAATCCGCTTTTAAGAAAAAGAATCAAAGATCCTTTAAGTTTGGGTATCAAAAGTATTGATGGTCTTTTAACCTGTGGTAAAGGTCAGAGAGTAGGTATTTTTGCCGGTAGTGGTGTTGGTAAGAGTACTTTACTGGGGATGGCCGCCCGTAATACTGAGGCTGATATTAATGTGATCGGTCTTGTTGGTGAACGTGGAAGAGAGGTAAGAGAATTTATAGAAAGAGATTTAGGTGAAAAAGGTTTAGAAAATTCTATTGTAGTAGTTGCTACTTCTGATAAACCTGCTCTTGTACGTTTTAAAGCAGCTCAAATAACAACAGCTATTGCTGAATACTTTAGAGATAAAGGTCAGGATGTCTTACTTATGATGGATTCTATTACAAGGGTAGCAATGGCCTTAAGAGAAGTAGGGTTGGCTACAGGTGAACCTCCAGCAACAAGAGGTTATCCTCCTTCTGTATTTGCCAAACTTCCTCGTTTATTAGAAAGAACAGGTACAAATGATAAAGGTACAATTACAGCTTTATACACTGTCTTAGTTGAAGGTGATGATTTTAATGAACCTGTTTCTGATACAGTTCGTGGTATTTTAGATGGTCATATAGATCTTTCCAGAGAACTTGCTTCTCGTAATCATTATCCAGCAATAGATGTTTTAAGCAGTGTTAGTCGTGTCATGGATGACATAGTAAATGAAGATCATATTGAAGCTGCCGGTGAACTCAAAAAAATGCTTGCAAATTATCGTGAATCTGAAGATCTTATAAATATTGGTGCTTATGAAGAAGGAAGTAATCCGGCTGTTGATAGAGCAATAGAACATATTGATGATATAAATGATTTTTTGCAGCAGGGAATTACTGAAAAAAGTAATTTTTCTCAAACCTTACAAAAATTAAAGAGAGTAGTAAAATAA